TACATTGTTAAGCGCCGTTCTTGCGCTACGCGCTGACCGATAAACAGATGCCCCGCGATGGCGGGGTAAAAATTCACTCTTTGTTGAGATCGCTAAGCAACACGGCAATGCTTTGGCCGCCGTTGGTTTGCTCAAGCGCGATTTTCACGATGATGGTCAGCGGTACAGAAAGCAGCATCCCGACAGGCCCCAGCAGCCAGCCCCAGAAGATCAACGACAGAAATACCACCAGTGTAGAAAGTCCAAGTCCACGCCCCATGATCCGCGGTTCGAGGATATTCCCGAATACCAGGTTAATGACCAGATAGCCTGCTAACACCACCAGAGCGTCATAAAGACCGCTAAACGCCAGCACCTGAGCAATAGGAGGAATGGCGGCCAGTACCGAACCGATATTAGGAATATAGTTCAGGGCAAAGGCCAGTAATCCCCAGACAAAGGCGAAACGCACGTCGAGTGCAGAGAGCATGCCCCAGGCCACCAGCCCGGTCACAATGCTGATCGCCGTTTTTAGCACCAGATAGTGAGATACGCTGTCGATAGCGCGTTGAATCGCCGCCATTCCCTCAATGGGGCGACTCATCATTTGTTTGAGCTTGTTGGGGAGCTGCGGGACTTCCAGCAGCATAAACACCACCGTCAGCAGCAACAAAAATATCGATGACATTGCATTAGACAGCTGCGTCAGTAAATTGGTCACCAGCGTCATTGCCGCGTTTGGATCGATATATTTGACGAGTTCGTCCACGGAAACGCCAATCCCCGCACGCTGGAGCCACGGCTCAAGATTCTGTAGCGGAATAACCAGTGAAGATCGATACTGCGGCAGCGTACGCGCAAGCTCATTTAAGGATGTACCTAAATATGCTAATAGCAACACCATTAGCATCACAATAATAACAATAAGCAATGACACCGCGAATACGCGCGGTATGCGAAGCTTGCCCATCCGCTGCACCACGGGATTCAGCACGACGGCAATAAATAACGCCAGAATAAAGGGGACGATGATATCTGCGGCAAAGCGAATGCCGCTCAGGATGATAACCAGCATGCCCAGCATAATGACTATTTTCAGACCGTTTAGCGTGATGATCGGTTTCGCCATGTGTATTCCTGCATTTTTTATTTTTGAATCTGAATAATAATGTGATTTGCGTCGAGCCGTTATAACAAAAATCAAACGGGGCAGGTAAAGAAGTGAAAAGACTTTGAGTTCGTCTTGCAGCTATGATACAAATCATCTGTGTTTAACTACCGAGGACAATTATCATCCGCGATGATGAGAAGCAACACTGCGGATAATTGTAATATTATGGACAATATGTTCAGGATGTTTTTGCGTTTACCTACACTTCTTCGTACCTCCTCTACTTTCTTGCTTGCGGGTGAGCAACACTGGCGCAACGCGCTTTAGTCCCTTCTTCTGCCTGAGCTGGCGCAGTGCGCTGAGCTAACTAATTTTATTTTTTGGTTTACTGCACGCAGTAGGCCCAAAGGACTATATTCTCAAGCAGGAGAAGCATCATGTTTTACTGGATATTATTAGGTCTGGCCATTGCGGCTGAAATTACCGGTACGCTGTCAATGAAATGGGCAAGCGTCGGTCATGGTAATTCGGGCTTTATTTTAATGCTGGTAATGATCGCCTTATCGTATATTTTTCTCAGTTTTGCCGTTAAAAAAATTGCCCTTGGTGTGGCCTACGCCTTGTGGGAAGGTATCGGTATTTTATTTATTACGCTGTTTAGCGTGCTGTTATTCGATGAAACCTTGTCCGCGATGAAGGTGGCCGGTCTGGTCTCGCTGGTGTTAGGTATTGTGCTGATTAAGTCCGGTACACGAAAACCGACAAAAGCGGGTAGAGAGGTGACCCATGCAGCAGTTTGAGTGGGTGCACGGCGCATGGCTTGGTATGGCCATCGTGCTGGAAATTGTCGCTAACGTCTTTCTGAAGTTTTCTGATGGATTTCGCCGCAAGATTTATGGCGTACTGTCACTGGCAGCCGTGCTGGCGGCTTTTAGTGCGCTGTCGCAGGCGGTAAAAGGTATCGACCTTTCTGTTGCCTACGCTCTGTGGGGCGGATTCGGGATTGCCGCGACGTTAGCGGCAGGTTGGGTGTTGTTTGGTCAACGCCTGAATAATAAAGGCTGGATCGGCGTGGCGCTGCTGCTTGCCGGAATGGTAATGATAAAACTTGCCTGATATCCGTGCTGCCCGTTAATGCGGGCAGCATGCGTTACTCCTTCGCCAACGCTTCCAGCTTATCGCGAAAACCGGTCACGGATATGGCGCGATTATCGGCCCGCCAGCGATCTTTCGCCGCCGGAGCAGAGCTTTGTACACCAATCAACTGCCAGCCTGAATCTGTCTTCAACATCAATGGTGAACCGCTGTCGCCCGGGAGCGTGTCGCACTGGTGCGACAAGACGGTATTCTGCGCCCAGCCGGTCACCACGCAATCCTGATGTGTGTATAAGTCGTCAAGATGATCTTCCGGGTAGCCCGACTGCGTGACTTTACGCTCTGCGGTTTTCAGTGCTGCGGTTAATGCCGCTTTATCACCCTCAAATAACGGCAGCGGTGTGATTCCAGAAGGTGGGTAACGCAGCACCACCAGACCAAAATCCCACGGGGCTGCTGAGGGCGGCACAATCCAGCCATCGCCATCTGCTTTTAAACGTTTTCCGAGTGAGGGATCAACGCGTCCTTCGATTCCATGAATTTCATAGCGCCAGACTCCCTTTTTCGACACGAAGCGTAACGCCACGGCTTTATCTGGCTTGCCTTTCGGTGGGGTGAGTAAGCAGTGACCGGCAGTCAGTGCCAGACGTGGTGAAATGAGCGTGGCGGTACACAGGTTACCGCTGGCGGTTTCCAGTTGCCCGATAGCGTCCCACGGAGATTGCGTTGGGTCAGTCACCTTTATGCGATCGTCATGACCAAAAAACAGCGTTTTTATATTTTCCGCTTCAGCGCTGGCCGTTGCAGGCTGATCTGCATATGCAACGACAGGAAGTAAACAAATTGAACCCAGTAACACGGCAATGGTTTTATGCATATCACACTCTGGTGGGGAATTATGATTTTTAACAGCAAACCCTCAGTTAATACTATAGACGGGACGGTGGGAAAGTGGGAGTAAAATCAGATAACTACACTCAGGAAAGATAAAAATGCATGGCAATGAAGGCGCATATTATTAAGGTAATAAGAATGAACTCAAAGCGGTAATGTGACACCATTTTACCCTCCGAAAGACGGCGCTAAATCAGGTCGATTTAGCGCCGTAGGCTATGGCGTGGGGGACGCCATAGTGACTACAAATGTGTTATGCAGCAGGTTGAGCGGCTGGTTTAGCGGTGTCGTGTTTTACTGCTTTTTTGGTGTGTTTTTTAGCAGCCTGAGCTTTCTGCTCTGGTACTTTTTGTTCTGCAGCGGGTTTGGTTGCTGCTTTTTTGGTGTGTTTTTTAGCGGCCTGAGCTTTCTGCTCTGGTGCTTTTTGTTCTACAGCGGGTTTGGTTGCTGCTTTTTTGGTGTGTTTTTTGGCAGCCTGAGCTTTTTGTTCTGCCGCTGGTTTAGCGGTGGATTTTTTAGCGTGCTGTTTTTTGTGATGAGTGGTTTTTGCCGGGGCTGCTTTAGTGGTTGCAGCAGCAGCCGGAGCGGTGGTCGCAGTTGTTTCAGCAGCAAACGCAGCAGAAGACAGACCCATAGCAGCGGCAACAACCAGAGCTAATACTTTTTTCATTCTCATACCCTCGATTTGGTTTTTCATTCAACCCCACTGCGGGGCCGTTGAAATAACTATATCGCTGTAATCTCAGGGCTTCCGTGAGTCATTGGTTTCGGCGTGTAACGATATGTACAATGACTCACGGTATAAGATTACAAATAGCGGGCTTCCAGATGAGCGCGGAAATAACGGCTGCTGAGTGGCTCTCCGGTGGCCTGGGTAATAAGCTGTTCGGTGGTAAAACGGCTGCCATGCTGCCAGATGTTCTGACGTAACCAGTCAAACAGGGCTCCAAACTCACCTTGCGCAATAGACTGGTTCAAATCAGGCAATGCGCGGTTAGCGGCACTGAACAACTGCGCCGCATACATGGCGCCTAAGGTATAGGAAGGGAAGTAGCCAAAGCCGCCGTCGGTCCAGTGAATATCCTGCATACAACCGTTACGATAGTTGCCGATCGTTGACAACCCCAGCCAGGATTGCATTTTTTCGTTCCACAATGCCGGGATATCATCCACTTCAATATCGCCATTAATGAGCGCACGTTCGATTTCATAGCGCAGGATCACATGCGCAGGATAGCTCACCTCGTCCGCATCAACACGGATAAACCCGGGTTTAACCTGCTGGTTCCAGGCGATGAAATTGCTTTCTTCAAACGCAGCCTGATCGCCAAAGTGGCGCGTTACAGCCGGAATCAACCGCGTCAGAAAGGCTTTACTGCGTCCCAGTTGCATCTCAAAGAACAGACTCTGGGACTCATGAATGGCGGTTGAGCGTGCCAGAGCGATAGGTTGCCCTGACCAGTTAGGCGGAAGATTTTGCTCATAGCGGGCGTGACCGGTTTCATGGATCACGCCAAACAGCGCACTGAGCAATTCGTTTTCATCATAGCGGGTGGTAATTCGGACATCTTCCGGCACACCGCCACAGAAAGGATGTGCGCTGATATCCAGTCGACCAGCCGTAAAATCAAATCCCAACTGCGCCATCGTTTCAAGGCCCAGCTCCCGCTGGATTGCGGTTGGGAAGGGGCCAACCGGGGCGATGAGCGATTGCTGAGATTGCTTTGCCACCACCTTGTTTAGCAGATCGGGCAGCCAGCTTTTTACATCTGCAAACAGGACATCCAGTTGGGCGCTGGTCATTCCGGGCTCAAAGATGTCCAGTAGCGCGTCATAAGGCGAACAGCCTTTTGCGTCTGCGCGTATTCGGGCTTCTTCGCGGCTGTACTGCACGACTTCTTTCAGGTTTTCGGCAAATCCTTCCCAGTCATTCGCGGGGCGCTGGCTGCGCCAGGCATGCTCGCAGCGGCTACCCGCCAGAGATTTTGCTTCTACCAACGATTCGGGCAACAAGGATGCCTGGTGATGCAGGCGCGACATTTCGCGCAGATTCGCCTGCTCAACGTCGTTGAGATCTTCCTGTTGCGCTGCGGCGATCCATGTTGCCACTTTCTGGTCGGTTAACAGTTGGTGTTCAAGTACGCTCA
The Citrobacter arsenatis DNA segment above includes these coding regions:
- a CDS encoding AI-2E family transporter, translating into MAKPIITLNGLKIVIMLGMLVIILSGIRFAADIIVPFILALFIAVVLNPVVQRMGKLRIPRVFAVSLLIVIIVMLMVLLLAYLGTSLNELARTLPQYRSSLVIPLQNLEPWLQRAGIGVSVDELVKYIDPNAAMTLVTNLLTQLSNAMSSIFLLLLTVVFMLLEVPQLPNKLKQMMSRPIEGMAAIQRAIDSVSHYLVLKTAISIVTGLVAWGMLSALDVRFAFVWGLLAFALNYIPNIGSVLAAIPPIAQVLAFSGLYDALVVLAGYLVINLVFGNILEPRIMGRGLGLSTLVVFLSLIFWGWLLGPVGMLLSVPLTIIVKIALEQTNGGQSIAVLLSDLNKE
- the mdtJ gene encoding multidrug/spermidine efflux SMR transporter subunit MdtJ, with product MMFYWILLGLAIAAEITGTLSMKWASVGHGNSGFILMLVMIALSYIFLSFAVKKIALGVAYALWEGIGILFITLFSVLLFDETLSAMKVAGLVSLVLGIVLIKSGTRKPTKAGREVTHAAV
- the mdtI gene encoding multidrug/spermidine efflux SMR transporter subunit MdtI, translating into MQQFEWVHGAWLGMAIVLEIVANVFLKFSDGFRRKIYGVLSLAAVLAAFSALSQAVKGIDLSVAYALWGGFGIAATLAAGWVLFGQRLNNKGWIGVALLLAGMVMIKLA
- a CDS encoding trypsin-like serine peptidase is translated as MHKTIAVLLGSICLLPVVAYADQPATASAEAENIKTLFFGHDDRIKVTDPTQSPWDAIGQLETASGNLCTATLISPRLALTAGHCLLTPPKGKPDKAVALRFVSKKGVWRYEIHGIEGRVDPSLGKRLKADGDGWIVPPSAAPWDFGLVVLRYPPSGITPLPLFEGDKAALTAALKTAERKVTQSGYPEDHLDDLYTHQDCVVTGWAQNTVLSHQCDTLPGDSGSPLMLKTDSGWQLIGVQSSAPAAKDRWRADNRAISVTGFRDKLEALAKE
- the asr gene encoding acid resistance repetitive basic protein Asr translates to MKKVLALVVAAAMGLSSAAFAAETTATTAPAAAATTKAAPAKTTHHKKQHAKKSTAKPAAEQKAQAAKKHTKKAATKPAVEQKAPEQKAQAAKKHTKKAATKPAAEQKVPEQKAQAAKKHTKKAVKHDTAKPAAQPAA
- a CDS encoding carboxypeptidase M32: MSNNDNYHQLTRTFQRLSRFSHLSAIASWDMFTMMPSGGSKARGEALAELSVLEHQLLTDQKVATWIAAAQQEDLNDVEQANLREMSRLHHQASLLPESLVEAKSLAGSRCEHAWRSQRPANDWEGFAENLKEVVQYSREEARIRADAKGCSPYDALLDIFEPGMTSAQLDVLFADVKSWLPDLLNKVVAKQSQQSLIAPVGPFPTAIQRELGLETMAQLGFDFTAGRLDISAHPFCGGVPEDVRITTRYDENELLSALFGVIHETGHARYEQNLPPNWSGQPIALARSTAIHESQSLFFEMQLGRSKAFLTRLIPAVTRHFGDQAAFEESNFIAWNQQVKPGFIRVDADEVSYPAHVILRYEIERALINGDIEVDDIPALWNEKMQSWLGLSTIGNYRNGCMQDIHWTDGGFGYFPSYTLGAMYAAQLFSAANRALPDLNQSIAQGEFGALFDWLRQNIWQHGSRFTTEQLITQATGEPLSSRYFRAHLEARYL